A window from Azoarcus sp. DD4 encodes these proteins:
- a CDS encoding pilus assembly protein — translation MNPLRPTPSRFRMPVRPQAIATALCASLLIHALPVSGASLPEAPLITSQAATPLSMLVVGRDHTLYYEAYNDASDIDGDGTLDTRFKPSITYYGYFDSQTCYAYSGSGNSGLFEPKAQVDSQGRCKNRWSGNWLNYITTSRIDALRKVFYGGYREVDTASETILRRAYIPQDAHSWAKEYTSATVDGYKISDYTPLNEPTGSRRHFFGNLTATTGKNCATLSSCSDLPPLLRVIENSDRRVWSWASSERPVLHATNHGGKTSSEYTVRVKVCTENYASGCKRYPDGNLKPTGLLHEYGESEAMYFGLLTGSYDKNMSGGVLRKVVSSFKNEIDTNTGVLRSNATIVNALNALRIRDFNNGRTDDAYRSGWVTTRAMNEGEFVDWGNPVGEMMYETLRYFAGKKTPTAAFATSGGHDTEVGLGVASWDDPYAAGSAASARWCARPNMLVVSGINPSFDSDQLPGTAFGSFSGSLGSMNVADIAREITENEAGIPGSRFIGQVGNNYDGAPTAKTVTTLGDIRGLAPEEPTKQGSYYSASVARFGKVTDIRTDLTGTQSVDTYAVVLSSPLPRIEAKTSSGRTITLVPFAKSVGGDAISNSKGSFQPTNQIVDFYVDTIANSSTADQDASINGGRYFARFRINFEDVEQGADHDMDAIVVYEVAAEADGKLRVKLTPEYQAGGIQHSMGYVISGTTNDGVYLVVQDENVDRSYYLNVPPGQAPGYCDTSSPPAACNKLPYTGGSGAMAYSERLFSPGASSASLLKDPLWYAAKWGGFIDRNGNSRPDLPLEWDADGDSVPDTYFLVQNPLKLKEALKRSFDSIVQRSASAGNVTSNGQQLQAGSRVFQSQFNSSSWDGELYAYPITSSGVGSTPSWAASTVLPAHGSRHILAWKDATTKGIRFEWNQLSSGQQSLLGSSAVLDYLRGDQSQEVQNAGTLRTRTKLLGDMVHSSPYYVKDTDTVYIGANDGMLHAFDAASGTELFAYVPGLIFNKLANLSSPGYAHTYFVDGDIAVSSRTLTPNKNLLVAATGRGAKGLFALDVSTPASMNTAAVLWEYGATGDDDLGFVLGRPQLARLNSGHTVALIGNGYNSTNGSAVLYVFDLESGTLLKKLDTQAAGDNGMSTPTTVDTDGDGDVDLVYAGDIKGNVWKFDFSGNSAGTWRSSFLSGSQPLPLFTALNAASQAQPITAQLTIGQNTVTSDPNYGKTFIFFGTGSYVFTSDPADLSVQSWYGLIDDSERISGRDALRERTIETLGTVSGYSVRTFSSATAGDMSGKRGWFIDLMDPTARGERIVTRSNLYRFIKPVLIASSLIPDADPCQAGGSGYVNAIDPFTGGSLLYPPFDLNADGLFNNGDNLDGQVIGSFDPSIGMPGEATIVGDRLIVGGSTGQIADMRINSASNRTGRLSWREIIRN, via the coding sequence ATGAATCCGCTCCGTCCTACCCCCTCGCGCTTCCGGATGCCAGTCCGCCCGCAGGCGATCGCCACTGCGCTGTGTGCTTCGCTGCTCATCCACGCCCTGCCCGTCAGCGGGGCCTCGCTTCCCGAGGCCCCGCTGATCACCAGCCAGGCGGCAACCCCGCTCAGCATGCTGGTCGTGGGGCGCGATCACACGCTGTACTACGAAGCCTACAACGACGCGAGTGACATCGACGGCGACGGCACCCTCGATACCCGCTTCAAGCCGTCGATCACCTACTACGGCTACTTCGATTCGCAGACCTGCTATGCCTACTCGGGCAGCGGTAACAGCGGACTCTTCGAACCGAAAGCCCAGGTCGACAGCCAGGGACGCTGCAAGAACCGCTGGTCCGGCAACTGGCTGAACTACATCACCACCAGCCGCATCGATGCCCTGCGCAAGGTCTTCTACGGCGGCTACCGGGAGGTGGATACCGCGTCCGAAACCATACTGCGCCGGGCCTACATCCCGCAGGACGCACATTCCTGGGCAAAGGAATACACAAGTGCGACAGTGGACGGCTACAAGATCAGCGACTACACGCCGCTGAACGAACCCACCGGCTCGCGCCGCCACTTCTTCGGCAACCTGACGGCGACGACAGGCAAGAACTGCGCGACCCTGTCGTCCTGCAGCGACCTTCCCCCGCTGCTGCGGGTGATCGAGAACAGCGACCGGCGCGTGTGGTCGTGGGCCTCGAGCGAGCGCCCGGTGCTGCACGCCACCAACCACGGCGGCAAGACCAGTTCCGAGTACACCGTCCGCGTGAAGGTGTGCACCGAGAACTACGCCAGCGGATGCAAGCGCTATCCGGATGGCAACCTGAAGCCCACCGGCCTGCTGCATGAATATGGCGAAAGCGAGGCGATGTACTTCGGTCTGCTCACCGGCAGCTACGACAAGAACATGTCGGGCGGCGTGCTGCGCAAGGTGGTGTCGTCGTTCAAGAACGAAATCGACACCAACACCGGCGTGCTGCGCAGCAATGCAACCATCGTGAACGCTCTCAACGCCCTTCGCATCCGCGACTTCAACAACGGACGCACGGACGACGCCTACCGTTCCGGCTGGGTGACGACGCGCGCAATGAACGAGGGCGAATTCGTAGACTGGGGCAACCCTGTAGGCGAGATGATGTACGAAACGCTGCGCTACTTCGCCGGCAAGAAAACACCGACTGCGGCGTTCGCCACGAGTGGCGGTCACGACACCGAAGTCGGGCTCGGCGTGGCGAGCTGGGACGACCCCTATGCAGCCGGCAGTGCTGCAAGTGCGCGCTGGTGCGCCCGGCCGAACATGCTGGTGGTTTCGGGCATCAACCCCTCCTTCGACTCGGACCAGTTGCCGGGCACGGCTTTCGGCAGTTTTTCCGGCAGTCTCGGCAGCATGAACGTGGCCGACATCGCCCGCGAGATCACCGAGAACGAGGCAGGCATCCCCGGCAGCCGTTTCATCGGGCAGGTCGGCAACAACTACGATGGCGCGCCGACGGCCAAGACGGTCACCACGTTGGGCGACATCCGCGGGCTGGCGCCGGAAGAGCCGACCAAGCAGGGCAGCTACTACTCCGCCTCGGTCGCGCGTTTCGGCAAGGTGACCGACATCAGGACGGATCTCACCGGCACCCAGTCCGTCGACACCTACGCGGTCGTGCTCAGCTCCCCGTTGCCCCGGATCGAGGCGAAGACCTCCAGCGGCAGGACCATCACCCTGGTGCCGTTTGCCAAGTCGGTCGGCGGCGACGCCATTTCGAACAGCAAGGGCTCATTCCAGCCGACCAACCAGATCGTCGACTTCTATGTCGACACCATCGCCAACTCCTCGACTGCCGACCAGGATGCCAGCATAAACGGCGGCCGCTACTTTGCCCGTTTCCGCATCAACTTCGAGGACGTCGAGCAAGGCGCGGACCACGACATGGATGCGATCGTGGTGTACGAGGTGGCCGCCGAGGCGGATGGCAAGCTCAGGGTGAAGCTCACGCCGGAATACCAGGCGGGGGGCATCCAGCACAGCATGGGTTACGTCATTTCGGGTACCACCAACGATGGCGTCTATCTCGTCGTCCAGGACGAAAACGTCGACCGCAGCTACTACCTCAACGTGCCGCCGGGGCAAGCGCCGGGATACTGCGACACCAGTTCGCCTCCAGCCGCCTGCAACAAGCTGCCCTATACCGGCGGCAGCGGTGCGATGGCTTACAGCGAACGACTGTTCTCCCCCGGCGCGTCCTCCGCCAGCCTGCTCAAGGATCCACTCTGGTACGCAGCCAAGTGGGGTGGTTTCATCGATCGCAACGGCAACAGTCGACCGGATCTTCCTCTGGAATGGGATGCGGACGGCGATTCCGTCCCGGACACCTACTTTCTCGTGCAGAACCCGCTCAAGCTGAAGGAAGCGCTCAAGCGCAGCTTCGACTCCATCGTCCAGCGCAGCGCGAGTGCCGGCAACGTCACTTCCAACGGCCAGCAATTGCAGGCGGGCAGCCGCGTATTCCAGTCGCAGTTCAACAGCAGCTCGTGGGACGGTGAGCTCTACGCCTATCCGATCACGTCGTCGGGCGTCGGCAGCACACCCTCGTGGGCCGCGTCGACGGTCTTGCCCGCGCACGGCTCGCGACACATCCTGGCCTGGAAGGACGCAACGACCAAGGGCATCCGCTTCGAATGGAACCAGCTATCCAGCGGGCAACAGAGCCTGCTCGGCAGCAGCGCGGTGCTCGACTACCTGCGCGGCGATCAGTCGCAGGAAGTGCAGAACGCCGGCACCCTGCGCACACGTACCAAGCTGCTCGGCGACATGGTCCATTCCTCGCCCTACTACGTGAAGGACACCGACACCGTCTACATCGGAGCCAATGACGGTATGCTCCACGCCTTCGACGCAGCCAGCGGTACCGAGCTGTTCGCCTACGTGCCGGGCCTGATCTTCAACAAGCTCGCCAACCTCAGTTCGCCGGGCTACGCGCATACCTACTTCGTCGACGGCGACATCGCGGTATCTTCGCGCACCCTGACGCCGAACAAGAACCTGCTGGTCGCCGCAACCGGGCGCGGTGCCAAGGGGCTTTTTGCGCTCGACGTATCGACGCCCGCGTCGATGAACACCGCCGCCGTCCTGTGGGAATACGGCGCGACCGGCGACGACGACCTCGGCTTCGTCCTCGGCCGTCCGCAGCTTGCCAGGCTCAACTCGGGACACACCGTGGCCCTTATCGGCAATGGTTATAACAGCACCAACGGCAGCGCGGTGCTTTATGTGTTCGACCTCGAGAGCGGTACGCTGCTGAAGAAGCTCGATACCCAGGCGGCCGGGGACAATGGCATGTCCACCCCGACAACGGTCGATACCGACGGCGACGGCGACGTCGATCTGGTCTATGCCGGCGATATCAAGGGCAACGTCTGGAAGTTCGACTTCAGTGGCAACAGCGCGGGCACCTGGAGATCCTCCTTCCTGAGCGGCAGCCAGCCCCTGCCGCTATTTACCGCGCTGAATGCGGCCAGCCAGGCGCAGCCGATCACCGCCCAGCTCACGATAGGGCAGAACACCGTCACCAGCGACCCGAACTACGGCAAGACCTTCATCTTCTTCGGCACCGGCAGCTACGTCTTTACGAGCGATCCTGCCGATCTCAGCGTACAGAGTTGGTATGGACTCATCGACGACAGCGAGCGTATTTCCGGCCGCGACGCGCTGCGCGAACGGACCATCGAAACGCTGGGAACCGTGTCCGGCTATTCGGTCCGGACCTTCTCCTCGGCCACGGCCGGAGACATGAGCGGCAAGCGCGGCTGGTTCATCGACCTGATGGATCCGACCGCCCGGGGCGAACGGATCGTGACGCGTTCCAACCTCTACCGCTTCATCAAACCGGTACTCATCGCCAGCAGCCTCATCCCGGATGCCGACCCCTGCCAGGCAGGCGGCAGCGGCTACGTCAATGCGATCGACCCATTCACCGGCGGCAGCCTGCTCTATCCGCCCTTCGATCTCAACGCCGACGGCCTCTTCAACAACGGCGACAATCTCGACGGCCAGGTGATCGGCTCCTTCGATCCGTCCATCGGCATGCCTGGCGAGGCCACCATCGTCGGCGACCGCCTGATCGTCGGCGGCTCGACCGGCCAGATTGCCGACATGCGGATCAACTCTGCGAGCAATCGCACCGGCCGCCTGTCGTGGCGCGAGATCATCAGGAATTGA
- a CDS encoding type IV pilin protein: protein MKNTQRAFSLIELMIVVAVIGILAAIAYPNYQEYLLKSRRAVATGCLLELAQFMERHYTTHMSYTDAVLPDTACRTELAGFYSFGYAEALTASTYLLQAVPQGAQTADTVCASLRISHTGARSASGAGGVAVCW, encoded by the coding sequence ATGAAGAACACGCAGCGCGCTTTCAGTCTGATCGAGCTGATGATCGTGGTGGCGGTGATCGGCATCCTTGCCGCCATCGCCTACCCGAATTACCAGGAATACCTGCTCAAGAGCCGGCGCGCGGTGGCGACCGGCTGCCTGCTGGAACTGGCGCAATTCATGGAGCGCCACTATACGACGCACATGAGCTACACCGACGCCGTGCTGCCCGACACGGCCTGCCGAACCGAGCTCGCCGGCTTCTACAGTTTCGGCTACGCGGAAGCGCTCACCGCCTCCACCTACCTGCTCCAAGCCGTCCCGCAGGGTGCCCAGACGGCCGATACCGTGTGCGCCAGCTTGCGGATCAGTCACACTGGCGCCCGCTCGGCCAGCGGTGCGGGCGGCGTGGCGGTGTGCTGGTAG
- a CDS encoding TetR/AcrR family transcriptional regulator: MPAPDAPRRRGRPRGGDSDCRDRLLEAALSAFTRLGFDGASLRTIAGEATCDVSMIAHHFGSKAGLWRAVADLVVLRHEAWLRTAEALVSAPLPVEQRVFRLIETMIDSLAEVPAYVMFVTREIAEPGERRDHLVERLIRRGVETCVPLWREAMAAGLFRPVEPVVLQIGLFGAFAMVLSARDVIAELSGRALGVEELRRELCCALLGEIVVQRGRN; encoded by the coding sequence ATGCCTGCTCCCGATGCGCCGCGCCGCCGCGGTCGTCCCCGTGGTGGCGATTCCGATTGCCGCGACCGCCTGCTCGAAGCCGCACTGTCAGCCTTCACCCGGCTGGGCTTCGACGGGGCCAGCCTGCGCACGATAGCGGGCGAGGCAACGTGCGATGTGTCGATGATCGCCCATCATTTCGGCTCCAAGGCGGGCTTATGGCGCGCCGTGGCCGATCTCGTGGTGCTGCGCCACGAAGCCTGGCTGCGGACGGCGGAGGCGCTCGTTTCTGCCCCCTTGCCGGTCGAGCAGCGGGTATTTCGCCTGATCGAGACGATGATAGACAGCCTCGCCGAGGTGCCGGCCTACGTGATGTTCGTGACGCGGGAGATTGCCGAGCCGGGTGAGCGCCGCGACCATCTGGTCGAGCGGCTGATCCGGCGCGGGGTGGAAACGTGTGTGCCGCTCTGGCGCGAGGCGATGGCAGCCGGTTTGTTTCGCCCGGTGGAGCCGGTGGTGCTGCAGATCGGTTTGTTCGGGGCTTTCGCGATGGTGCTGTCGGCGCGTGACGTGATTGCCGAACTGAGCGGGCGTGCGCTTGGGGTGGAGGAACTCAGACGGGAACTATGCTGCGCTTTGCTTGGCGAGATCGTCGTGCAGCGGGGAAGAAACTGA
- a CDS encoding ABC transporter permease: protein MTVRRLANIYRLGVKELWSLWRDPTMLVLIVYTFTVAIYMAATAMPETLHKASIAIVDEDRSPLSARIASAFYAPNFVPPDILALDEVDPAMDAGRYTFVLDIPPGFQRDVLAGRSPALQLNVDATRMSQAFSGSGYIQQIVLGEVGEFVQRYRGGAAAPVDLVLRARFNPGLTQTWFGALMEIINQVTMLSIILTGAALIREREHGTIEHLLVMPVTPGEIMLAKVWAMGLVVLLATAFSIVTVVQGALQVPIEGSVALFLVCVTLHLFATTSMGIFMATVARSMPQFGLLMLLTLLPLQMLSGGTTPRESMPEFVQTVMLAAPTTHFVASAQAILYRGAGVDVVWPQFLAIFAIGVVFFGIALTRFRKTISQMA from the coding sequence CTGACCGTGCGCCGCCTGGCCAATATCTACCGTCTCGGCGTCAAGGAGTTGTGGAGCCTGTGGCGCGATCCGACGATGCTGGTGCTGATCGTCTACACCTTCACGGTGGCGATCTACATGGCGGCCACCGCCATGCCCGAGACGCTGCACAAGGCCTCGATCGCCATCGTCGATGAAGACCGCTCGCCGTTGTCGGCGCGGATCGCGTCGGCTTTCTATGCGCCCAACTTCGTGCCGCCGGACATCCTTGCGCTGGACGAGGTCGATCCGGCGATGGACGCCGGCCGCTATACCTTCGTGCTCGACATTCCGCCCGGCTTCCAGCGCGACGTGCTGGCCGGGCGCTCGCCGGCGCTGCAGCTGAACGTGGACGCCACGCGCATGAGTCAGGCCTTTTCCGGCAGCGGCTACATCCAGCAGATCGTGCTCGGCGAGGTCGGCGAATTCGTCCAGCGCTATCGCGGCGGCGCGGCGGCGCCGGTCGATCTGGTGCTGCGGGCGCGCTTCAATCCGGGGCTGACGCAGACCTGGTTCGGCGCGCTGATGGAGATCATCAACCAGGTGACGATGCTTTCCATCATCCTCACCGGCGCCGCGCTGATCCGCGAGCGCGAGCATGGCACCATCGAACACCTGCTGGTGATGCCGGTGACGCCGGGTGAGATCATGCTGGCCAAGGTGTGGGCCATGGGGCTGGTGGTGCTGCTGGCGACGGCATTTTCCATCGTCACCGTGGTGCAGGGCGCGCTGCAAGTACCGATCGAAGGTTCGGTGGCCCTGTTCCTGGTCTGCGTCACGCTGCACCTGTTCGCCACGACCTCGATGGGCATCTTCATGGCGACGGTCGCACGTTCGATGCCGCAGTTCGGCCTGCTGATGCTGCTGACCCTGCTGCCGCTGCAGATGCTGTCCGGCGGCACTACGCCGCGCGAGAGCATGCCGGAGTTCGTGCAGACCGTGATGCTGGCGGCACCGACGACCCACTTCGTCGCCTCCGCGCAGGCCATCCTCTACCGCGGCGCGGGCGTCGATGTGGTGTGGCCGCAGTTCCTGGCCATCTTCGCGATCGGCGTGGTGTTCTTCGGCATCGCGCTGACGCGTTTTCGCAAAACCATCAGCCAGATGGCCTGA
- the rbbA gene encoding ribosome-associated ATPase/putative transporter RbbA, whose product MTAVGGSAAPVALLEGVSLRYGGTLALDAIDLAIPAGCMVGLIGPDGVGKSSLMSLLAGARAVQQGRVHALGGDMAVARHRNAVCPHIAYMPQGLGRNLYPTLSVEENLQFFGRLFGHDASERRRRIDELTSATGLQPFLARPAGKLSGGMKQKLGLCCALIHDPQLLILDEPTTGVDPLARAQFWALIARIRDTRPSMSVIVATAYMDEAERFDWLVAMDAGRILATGTPRELHARTGTDTLEAAFIALLPEDKRRGHRAVVVPPLADGSEEEVAIEARGLTMRFGDFTAVDQVSFRIRRGEIFGFLGSNGCGKSTTMKMLTGLLPASAGEASLFGHKVDAQDIATRRRVGYMSQAFSLYSELTVSQNLVLHARLFDVPEAEIAGRVAEMVERFDLGTVLDMLPDKLPLGIRQRLSLAVAMVHRPELLILDEPTSGVDPVARDSFWRLMVDLARKDKVTIFISTHFMNEAERCDRISLMHAGRVLVSDAPAELVRKRAAATLEAAFIDYLEEAGAQGEAARADAGSAAITVPRAAGAAPAGGPRRGFSLERAFSYTLRESLELRRDPVRGTLALLGSLILMLIMGYGISMDVEDLSFAVLDRDQTTLSQNYALNLAGSRYFVERPPIADYAELDRRMRSGELSLAIEIPPGFARDLLRGEQVQIAAWIDGAMPQRAETVKGYVGGMHQGWLVDMARHRLGQNVAVGAATVETRFRYNPDVRSLPAMVPAVIPILLLMIPAMLTALSVVREKELGSIINLYVTPVTRAEFLLGKQLPYVGLAMVNFALMSVLAVTLFEVPLKGDVLTLTLAALIYVLFSTGFGLFASTFTRSQIAAMFVAMIGTILPAIQFAGLLHPVSSLEGGARMIGEFYPASHMLVISRGVFSKALGFADLHASFTPMLVAAPAIIGLAIVLLKKQER is encoded by the coding sequence ATGACTGCCGTCGGTGGCAGCGCTGCGCCGGTCGCCCTGCTGGAGGGCGTCAGCCTGCGCTACGGCGGCACGCTGGCGCTGGACGCCATCGACCTGGCCATCCCGGCCGGCTGCATGGTCGGGCTGATCGGCCCGGACGGCGTCGGCAAGTCCAGCCTGATGTCCTTGCTGGCCGGTGCGCGGGCGGTGCAGCAGGGGCGCGTCCATGCGCTTGGCGGCGACATGGCCGTGGCCCGCCATCGCAATGCCGTCTGCCCGCACATCGCCTACATGCCGCAAGGCCTCGGCAGGAATCTCTATCCGACCTTGTCGGTGGAGGAGAACCTGCAGTTCTTCGGTCGTCTGTTCGGCCACGACGCGAGCGAACGGCGACGCCGCATCGACGAATTGACCTCGGCGACCGGCCTCCAGCCTTTCCTGGCGCGCCCGGCCGGCAAGCTGTCGGGCGGCATGAAGCAGAAGCTCGGGCTGTGCTGCGCGCTGATCCACGATCCGCAACTGCTGATCCTCGACGAGCCGACCACCGGGGTCGATCCGCTGGCGCGCGCCCAGTTCTGGGCGCTGATCGCCCGCATCCGCGACACCCGTCCGTCGATGAGCGTGATCGTCGCCACCGCCTACATGGATGAGGCCGAGCGCTTCGACTGGCTGGTGGCGATGGACGCCGGCAGGATCCTGGCCACCGGCACGCCGCGCGAACTGCACGCGCGCACCGGGACCGACACCCTGGAGGCGGCCTTCATCGCCCTGCTGCCCGAGGATAAGCGGCGGGGCCATCGCGCGGTGGTGGTGCCGCCGCTGGCCGATGGCAGCGAGGAAGAAGTCGCCATCGAGGCACGCGGGCTGACCATGCGCTTCGGCGATTTCACCGCTGTCGACCAGGTCAGCTTCCGTATCCGCCGCGGCGAGATCTTCGGCTTTCTCGGTTCCAACGGCTGCGGCAAGTCGACCACGATGAAGATGCTGACCGGCCTGCTCCCGGCGAGCGCGGGCGAGGCCTCGCTGTTCGGCCACAAGGTCGATGCGCAGGATATCGCCACCCGGCGCCGCGTCGGCTACATGTCGCAGGCGTTCTCGCTGTATTCGGAACTGACGGTGAGTCAGAACCTGGTGCTGCATGCACGCCTCTTCGATGTGCCCGAGGCCGAGATCGCCGGGCGGGTGGCGGAGATGGTCGAACGCTTCGACCTCGGCACGGTGCTCGACATGCTGCCGGACAAGTTGCCGCTGGGCATCCGCCAGCGCCTGTCGCTGGCGGTGGCGATGGTGCACCGGCCGGAGCTGCTGATCCTCGACGAGCCGACCTCGGGCGTCGATCCGGTCGCGCGCGACAGCTTCTGGCGCCTGATGGTCGATCTCGCCCGCAAGGACAAGGTCACCATCTTCATCTCCACCCATTTCATGAACGAAGCCGAGCGCTGCGATCGCATCTCGCTGATGCACGCCGGCCGCGTGCTGGTGAGCGACGCACCGGCCGAACTGGTGAGGAAGCGCGCAGCGGCGACGCTGGAGGCAGCCTTCATCGACTACCTGGAAGAGGCGGGCGCGCAGGGCGAGGCGGCGCGGGCCGATGCCGGCTCCGCCGCGATCACCGTGCCGCGAGCGGCCGGCGCAGCGCCGGCGGGCGGGCCACGGCGCGGTTTCAGTCTTGAACGGGCGTTCAGCTATACCCTGCGCGAATCGCTGGAACTGCGGCGCGATCCGGTGCGCGGCACGCTGGCGCTGCTCGGCAGCCTGATCCTGATGCTGATCATGGGCTACGGCATCAGCATGGACGTCGAAGACCTCAGCTTCGCCGTGCTCGACCGCGACCAGACCACCCTGAGCCAGAACTATGCGCTCAACCTCGCCGGCTCGCGCTACTTCGTCGAGCGTCCGCCGATTGCCGATTACGCCGAGCTCGACCGCCGCATGCGTAGTGGTGAATTGTCGCTGGCCATCGAGATTCCGCCAGGTTTCGCACGCGATCTGCTGCGTGGTGAGCAGGTCCAGATTGCGGCGTGGATAGACGGTGCGATGCCGCAACGCGCCGAGACGGTCAAGGGCTATGTCGGCGGCATGCACCAGGGCTGGCTGGTCGACATGGCTAGGCATCGTCTCGGCCAGAACGTGGCGGTCGGTGCCGCTACGGTGGAGACGCGCTTCCGCTACAACCCGGACGTGCGCAGCCTGCCGGCAATGGTGCCGGCGGTGATCCCCATCCTGCTGTTGATGATCCCCGCGATGCTGACGGCGCTGTCGGTGGTCCGCGAGAAGGAGCTGGGCTCCATCATCAATCTCTATGTCACGCCGGTCACCCGCGCCGAATTCCTGCTCGGCAAGCAGCTGCCCTACGTCGGCCTCGCGATGGTCAATTTCGCCTTGATGAGCGTGCTTGCGGTGACCCTGTTCGAGGTGCCGCTGAAGGGCGATGTGCTGACGTTGACGCTGGCGGCGCTGATCTACGTGCTCTTCTCCACCGGTTTCGGCCTCTTCGCCTCGACCTTCACGCGCAGCCAGATCGCCGCGATGTTCGTCGCCATGATCGGCACCATCCTGCCTGCGATCCAGTTTGCCGGCCTGCTCCACCCGGTGTCCTCGCTCGAAGGTGGCGCCCGCATGATCGGCGAGTTCTATCCGGCGAGCCACATGCTCGTCATCAGTCGCGGCGTGTTCAGCAAGGCACTCGGTTTCGCCGACCTGCATGCGTCGTTCACGCCGATGCTGGTGGCCGCGCCGGCGATCATCGGGCTGGCGATCGTGCTGCTGAAGAAGCAGGAGCGCTGA
- a CDS encoding HlyD family secretion protein: MTVTLKNRMLPLAVAAAVVAAGLLTWLATRDDGPGEGFVSGNGRIEATEIDVATKLGGRVLEIHAGEGDFVKAGDVLAQMQVDGLNAQRDEASARHQQAITAVASAEAQVAVRESDLAAAQAVVLQRESELDAASRRLARSRTLSGEGAASIQELDDDSARLRSAEAAVSAAKAQVTAARAAIAAARAQLVGAQATVAAAAATVARIDTDIADSQLKSPRDGRVQFRVAQPGEVLGGGGKLLNLVDLADVYMTFFLPETAAGRVALGSEARIVLDAAPAYVIPARISFVASTAQFTPKTVETASERQKLMFRVKAQIPPELLQKHLTLVKTGVPGVAWLKLDDKAEWPANLALRVPE; encoded by the coding sequence ATGACTGTTACGCTCAAGAACAGAATGCTGCCGCTGGCGGTGGCCGCCGCGGTGGTCGCGGCCGGCCTGCTGACCTGGTTGGCGACGCGGGACGACGGGCCGGGGGAAGGTTTCGTCAGCGGCAATGGCCGCATCGAGGCAACCGAGATCGACGTCGCCACCAAGTTGGGCGGGCGTGTGCTGGAGATCCACGCGGGAGAAGGCGATTTCGTGAAGGCGGGGGACGTGCTCGCGCAGATGCAGGTCGACGGACTCAACGCCCAGCGCGACGAGGCGAGCGCCCGACACCAGCAGGCGATCACTGCGGTGGCCAGTGCCGAGGCCCAGGTGGCGGTGCGCGAAAGCGATCTCGCCGCGGCGCAGGCCGTGGTGCTGCAGCGCGAGAGCGAACTCGATGCCGCCAGCCGGCGGCTGGCACGCTCGCGGACGCTGTCGGGCGAAGGCGCTGCCTCGATCCAGGAACTGGACGACGACTCTGCCCGCCTGCGCAGCGCCGAGGCCGCCGTCAGCGCGGCCAAGGCCCAGGTGACGGCGGCCCGTGCCGCGATCGCGGCCGCCCGGGCCCAGCTCGTCGGCGCGCAGGCGACGGTCGCCGCGGCAGCGGCGACGGTGGCGCGCATCGATACGGATATCGCCGACAGCCAGCTCAAGTCGCCGCGCGACGGCCGCGTGCAGTTTCGTGTCGCCCAGCCCGGCGAGGTGCTCGGCGGCGGCGGCAAGCTGCTCAACCTGGTCGATCTGGCCGACGTCTACATGACCTTCTTTCTGCCTGAAACGGCCGCCGGCAGGGTCGCGCTCGGCAGCGAGGCGCGCATCGTGCTCGACGCCGCACCGGCCTACGTGATTCCGGCACGGATTTCCTTCGTGGCCAGTACCGCGCAGTTCACGCCCAAGACGGTGGAGACCGCCAGCGAACGTCAGAAATTGATGTTCCGCGTCAAGGCGCAGATTCCGCCCGAACTGCTGCAAAAGCATCTGACCCTGGTGAAGACCGGCGTACCCGGCGTCGCCTGGCTCAAGCTCGACGACAAGGCCGAATGGCCGGCCAATCTGGCCTTGCGGGTTCCCGAATGA